The following are from one region of the Acidimicrobiales bacterium genome:
- the sufB gene encoding Fe-S cluster assembly protein SufB produces the protein MAIQEPLDLGRYKLGWSDAEDYVFKPKKGLSEDIVREMSWMKGEPDWMRDFRLKSLRHFERRPMAPWFADRMPDLDFNDIYYYIKPTDKQVNAWDQLPDSVKATYEKLGIPEAERKYLAGVTAQYESEVVYHRNREDLEAQGVLFSDMDTGIREYPEIVKKYFGTLIPPNDNKFAALNSAVWSGGSFIYVPPGVKVDMPLQAYFRINAENMGQFERTLIIADEGAQVHYIEGCSAPVYTTDSLHSAVVELVALPGSRITYTTIQNWSNNVYNLVTKRARAEAEARVEWIDGNIGSRLTMKYPSVYLMGPKASGEVLSVAYAGPGQHQDAGAKMIHAAPETTSTIISKSISKDGGRTSYRGLVRVEEGAENSKSFVRCDALMLDDESRSDTYPYMEVAEEDARIGHEATVSKVGDDQLFYLMSRGLSEQQAMGMIVNGFIEPITRTLPMEYAVEWSRLIELQMEGSVG, from the coding sequence ATGGCCATCCAGGAACCACTCGACCTAGGCCGGTACAAGCTGGGCTGGAGCGACGCCGAGGACTACGTCTTCAAGCCCAAGAAGGGCCTCTCCGAGGACATCGTCCGGGAGATGTCCTGGATGAAGGGGGAGCCCGACTGGATGCGGGACTTCCGCCTCAAGTCCCTCAGGCACTTCGAGCGCCGGCCCATGGCGCCCTGGTTCGCCGACCGGATGCCGGACCTGGACTTCAACGACATCTACTACTACATCAAGCCCACCGACAAGCAGGTCAACGCCTGGGACCAGCTGCCCGACTCGGTCAAGGCCACCTACGAGAAGCTGGGCATCCCCGAGGCCGAGCGGAAGTATCTGGCAGGCGTCACGGCACAGTACGAATCGGAAGTCGTCTACCACCGCAACCGGGAGGACCTGGAGGCGCAGGGTGTCCTGTTCAGCGACATGGACACCGGGATCCGGGAGTACCCCGAGATCGTCAAGAAGTACTTCGGGACCCTCATCCCGCCCAACGACAACAAGTTCGCGGCGCTGAACTCGGCGGTGTGGTCCGGTGGCTCGTTCATCTACGTCCCGCCCGGCGTCAAGGTCGACATGCCGCTGCAGGCGTACTTCCGGATCAACGCCGAGAACATGGGTCAGTTCGAGCGGACCCTGATCATCGCGGACGAGGGTGCCCAGGTGCACTACATCGAGGGCTGCTCGGCTCCGGTGTACACGACCGACTCCCTGCACTCCGCCGTCGTCGAGCTCGTGGCCCTGCCGGGATCACGCATCACGTACACGACCATCCAGAACTGGTCGAACAACGTGTACAACCTCGTGACGAAGCGGGCGCGGGCCGAGGCCGAGGCCCGCGTCGAATGGATCGACGGGAACATCGGCTCGCGGCTCACTATGAAGTACCCGTCGGTGTACCTCATGGGTCCCAAGGCGTCGGGCGAGGTCCTCTCCGTGGCCTACGCCGGGCCCGGCCAGCACCAGGACGCCGGGGCCAAGATGATCCACGCCGCGCCGGAGACGACGTCCACCATCATCTCGAAGTCGATCTCCAAGGACGGTGGGCGCACCTCGTACCGGGGTCTCGTCCGGGTCGAGGAGGGAGCCGAGAACTCCAAGAGCTTCGTGCGCTGCGACGCCCTGATGCTCGACGACGAGAGCCGGTCCGACACCTACCCGTACATGGAGGTGGCGGAGGAGGACGCCCGCATCGGCCACGAGGCCACGGTCTCGAAGGTCGGGGACGACCAGCTCTTCTATCTGATGAGCCGGGGTCTCTCCGAGCAGCAGGCCATGGGCATGATCGTCAACGGCTTCATCGAGCCGATCACCCGGACCCTGCCGATGGAGTACGCGGTGGAGTGGAGCCGCCTGATCGAGCTGCAGATGGAGGGCTCGGTCGGCTAG